Proteins from a genomic interval of Fusarium oxysporum Fo47 chromosome I, complete sequence:
- a CDS encoding ribosomal protein S17-domain-containing protein produces the protein MATELTVQSERAFQKQPHIFQNSKTKTKSTRPGKGGRRWYKDVGLGFRTPKAAIEGSYIDKKCPFTGLVSIRGRILTGTVVSTKMHRTIIIRREYLHFIPKYSRYEKRHKNVAAHVSPAFRVEEGDQVTVGQCRPLSKTVRFNVLRVLPRTGKAVKKFSKF, from the exons AT GGCGACCGAGTTGACCGTCCAGTCGGAGCGTGCTTTCCAGAAGCAGCCTCACATCTTCCAGAACTcgaagaccaagaccaagagcaCCCGACCGGGCAAGGGTGGCCGACGATGGTACAAGGACGTCGGTCTGGGTTTCCGAACCCCTAAGGCCGCCATTGAGGGCAGCTACATTG ACAAGAAGTGCCCTTTCACCGGTCTCGTCTCTATCCGTGGCCGTATCCTGACCGGTACCGTCGTTTCCACCAAGATGCACCGCACCATCATCATTCGACGAGAGTATCTCCATTTTATCCCCAAGTACTCTCGTTACGAGAAGCGACACAAGAACGTTGCCGCCCACGTCTCCCCCGCTTTCCGTGTTGAGGAGGGTGACCAGGTCACCGTTGGCCAGTGCCGACCCCTCAGCAAGACT GTCCGCTTCAACGTCCTGCGTGTCCTGCCCCGAACTGGCAAGGCTGTTAAGAAGTTCTCTAAGTTTTAA
- a CDS encoding uncharacterized protein (of unknown function-domain containing protein), whose translation MDTALPLQEDGENHPSQDDIKPSVPAPEETNMSNIQKLPHASIRTPEPQVDRQANNSDPPDTPGALEPFDWDEFEARYEAALQEADEREREILKEADALSKYFKIWAASASAHDDERAAKRLQTRRRFVNLAEDKMERKQQHYDQVVRAFESALALLKSHLDASSANLAKSQIMPDLALKKNQDMPQSNNGSTTNAHVIPNISPDDLVAFHESHFSHTAVAAFGSEFIDSPPQDQIQDDAVDDTWEEEDDNLGYYPDGVKRTLTDAQIEIFRHSELETLRKEKERAKQLGSKETAPSSEAMDLSDDTPTSTQTKNMSSSLPASFQSNKKRKKKKGLQRPRPEPKPDLRKRTWDVVDKGLDSLEYD comes from the exons ATGGATACAGCACTTCCACTACAAGAAGACGGCGAGAACCATCCCAGTCAAGACGATATCAAACCTTCTGTCCCTGCTCCTGAGGAAACAAACATGAGTAACATCCAGAAACTTCCGCACGCTAGTATAAGGACACCCGAACCTCAAGTTGATCGACAAGCCAACAATTCTGATCCACCAGACACCCCTGGTGCTCTAGAACCGTTTGACTGGGATGAGTTTGAAGCGCGTTATGAGGCTGCTTTGCAAGAGGCAGATGAACGGGAGCGGGAGATTCTGAAGGAGGCAGATGCTCTATCAAAG TACTTCAAAATTTGGGCTGCGTCTGCGTCAGCGCACGATGATGAGCGGGCAGCGAAGCGCCTGCAAACACGACGACGCTTTGTGAATCTCGCTGAAGATAAAATGGAACGGAAACAACAGCATT ATGATCAAGTTGTGAGAGCCTTCGAAAGTGCTCTAGCGCTTCTCAAGTCCCA CCTGGACGCGTCTTCCGCCAATCTCGCGAAATCGCAAATCATGCCTGATCTCGCGTTAAAGAAAAACCAAGACATGCCGCAATCAAATAATGGAAGTACGACGAATGCGCATGTAATACCCAACATTTCCCCC GATGATCTTGTTGCTTTCCACGAATCCCATTTCTCGCACACAGCCGTCGCCGCCTTCGGATCTGAATTCATAGACTCGCCCCCCCAGGATCAAATTCAAGATGACGCCGTCGACGACACCtgggaggaggaagacgataaCCTGGGCTATTATCCGGATGGTGTGAAAAGGACTTTGACGGATGCGCAAATCGAAATATTTCGACATTCAGAACTCGAAACTCTGcgcaaagagaaagaaagagcGAAACAGCTGGGCTCGAAAGAAACAGCGCCGTCGAGCGAGGCCATGGATTTGAGCGATGATACCCCTACTTCCACGCAAACCAAAAACATGTCTTCCTCATTACCCGCTTCCTTTCAGAGTAATAAGAaacgaaagaagaagaaaggtcTTCAGCGCCCTCGCCCCGAACCGAAACCAGACTTGCGCAAACGAACCTGGGACGTTGTGGACAAGGGCTTGGACTCGCTGGAATACGACTAA
- a CDS encoding UV radiation resistance protein and autophagy-related subunit 14-domain-containing protein, producing the protein MDCDICHRIHDTERLPFLCTVDARNSLLDGRINNVELLLQNESLQNEISELLDETSTPNKFHKESLQAQQRTAEDRTTQILAAADKLRNDIKTAREEIQARKAALSRRKSDIAAVSGGLVERRVKQQKDIETDIGRLKYKWSRSAGDMARTRSFLCMEAARLYGLERIKEGSTGKYEYYLGGIPVVDLATMNSSTPEMISTSLSHICHILMLVSHYLSIRLPAAITLPHRDYPRPTIFNLSASYRSGDPVFPSQAGVGNPSHSGDTESQRVSRPRPLFIDKPPALLAKEDPATFSYFIEGVTLLAYNIAWACSTQGVSIGDRTHFEDICNMGRNLHELLTNHQNVGGNLYPLSSNKKDPSASKNDTDAQASRMGQYSHGTTFYYLGGAEGTEFSKTFKLPGPIKLADKLKKKLLSEAPAPDWEVLDDDAWKVEEELVDTNQPNKDLLGSDKNSPRRGTSGWMKVKNR; encoded by the exons ATGGACTGCGATATCTGTCATCGCATTCACGACACAGAGCGTCTCCCTTTTCTCTGTACCGTGGACGCCCGGAACTCCCTTCTTGATGGTCGCATAAACAATGTGGAACTTCTCCTGCAAAACGAGAGTCTCCAAAATGAAATAAGCGAACTATTAGATGAGACGAGCACCCCAAACAAGTTTCACAAGGAATCACTACAGGCACAACAACGAACAGCTGAAGATAGAACGACACAAATTTTGGCCGCTGCCGATAAGCTCAGAAATGACATCAAAACTGCCAGAGAGGAGATCCAGGCCCGGAAAGCTGCACTTTCTCGTCGCAAGTCGGATATCGCAGCTGTATCTGGTGGCCTAGTTGAGCGCAGAGTAAAACAGCAAAAAGACATAGAAACGGACATTGGCAGACTTAAGTATAAGTGGTCTCGCAGCGCTGGCGATATGGCTCGTACAAGATCTTTTCTTTGTATGGAGGCAGCCCGACTATATGGACTTGAACGTATTAAAGAAGGCTCTACTGGCAAATATGAGTATTACCTTGGCGGAATTCCCGTTGTCGATTTGGCCACAATGAACT CATCAACGCCAGAGATGATTTCAACATCTCTCAGCCACATTTGTCATATCCTTATGCTCGTATCACACTATCTTTCAATCCGTCTTCCTGCGGCAATTACTCTTCCTCATCGCGACTACCCACGGCCAACTATCTTCAATCTCTCTGCTTCTTACAGATCTGGGGATCCAGTATTTCCTAGTCAGGCAGGAGTAGGGAATCCTTCTCACTCCGGAGACACAGAGTCCCAGCGTGTTTCACGTCCAAGACCTCTTTTCATTGACAAACCACCAGCGCTGTTGGCCAAGGAAGATCCAGCAACTTTCTCATATTTCATAGAAGGTGTGACTTTGCTCGCCTACAACATCGCCTGGGCTTGCAGTACGCAAGGTGTTTCGATAGGTGATAGGACTCACTTTGAGGACATTTGCAATATGGGCCGCAACTTACACGAGCTCCTCACAAATCACCAAAATGTTGGTGGAAACCTCTATCCATTATCATCTAACAAGAAGGATCCGAGCGCATCTAAGAATGATACCGATGCCCAAGCCAGCCGCATGGGACAATATTCCCACGGCACAACTTTCTACTACCTCGGCGGAGCTGAGGGCACCGAGTTCAGTAAGACGTTCAAGCTTCCCGGTCCGATCAAATTGGccgacaagctcaagaagaagctgctCAGCGAGGCGCCTGCCCCTGACTGGGAAGTTCTGGATGATGATGCATggaaagttgaagaagagcttgtggATACGAATCAACCCAACAAAGACTTGCTAGGTAGCGATAAGAATTCCCCGCGTCGGGGAACGAGTGGGTGGATGAAGGTAAAGAATAGATGA
- a CDS encoding kinase-like domain-containing protein has protein sequence MARVYADVNQSMPRSYWDYDSVNISWGALENYEVVRKIGRGKYSEVFEGINVVNYQKCVVKVLKPVKKKKIKREIKILQNLAGGPNVVALLDVVRDAQSKTPSLIFEHVNNTDFRSLYPKFNDIDVRFYIFELLKALDFCHSKGIMHRDVKPHNVMIDHENRKLRLIDWGLAEFYHPGTEYNVRVASRYFKGPELLVDFQEYDYSLDMWSLGAMFASMIFRKEPFFHGNSNSDQLVKIAKVLGTDDLFDYIDKYEIELDAQYDDILGRFQKKPWHSFVTSENQRFVSNEAIDFLDKLLRYDHQERLTAKEAQAHPYFNPVRDPEVFKQHLAAANGAANKS, from the exons ATGGCGCGCGTCTACGCCGATGTCAACCAGAGCATGCCCCGCAGTTACTGGGACTACGACAGTGTTAACATCA GCTGGGGTGCCCTAGAAAACTACGAGGTCGTCAGAAAGATTG GCCGTGGAAAGTACTCTGAAGTCTTTGAAGGCATCAATGTCGTCAACTACCAGAAATGCGTCGTCAAGGTTCTAAAGCctgtgaagaagaagaagatcaagcgCGAGATTAAGATCCTCCAGAATTTGGCCGGAGGTCCTAATGTTGTTGCCTTGCTCGACGTTGTTCGGGATGCGCAG AGTAAGACGCCGTCCCTCATTTTCGAGCACGTCAACAATACCGATTTCCGAAGCCTCTACCCTAAGTTCAATGACATCGATGTCCGGTTCTATATCTttgagctcctcaaggcTTTGGACTTCTGCCACAGCAAGGGTATTATGCATCGAGATGTTAAGCCTCATAACGTTATGATCGATCATGAGAACCGAAAG TTGCGTCTCATCGATTGGGGCCTGGCCGAATTTTATCACCCCGGTACCGAATACAACGTTCGTGTGGCCTCTCGCTATTTCAAGGGTCCAGAACTGTTGGTCGATTTCCAGGAGTATGATTACAGTCTCGACATGTGGAGCCTGGGAGCCATGTTTGCTTCTATGATCTTCCGAAAGGAGCCGTTCTTCCATGGGAACAGTAACTCGGACCAGCTTGTGAAGATTGCAAAGGTTCTCGGTACTGATGATCTGTTTGACTACATTGATAAGTACGAAATTGAACTGGATGCGCAATATGACGACATTCTCGGACGATTCCAGAAGAAGCCCTGGCATAGCTTCGTCACCTCGGAAAACCAGCGATTTGTTTCTAATGAGGCCATCGATTTCCTTGACAAGCTACTGCGATACGACCATCAG GAGCGTTTGACCGCCAAGGAGGCGCAAGCGCACCCCTACTTCAACCCCGTCCGTGATCCCGAGGTTTTCAAGCAACACCTTGCAGCTGCTAATGGCGCTGCCAACAAGTCTTGA